From the Nonlabens marinus S1-08 genome, one window contains:
- a CDS encoding TonB-dependent receptor produces MNKSLQIFLFLGIILSSMAAMGQGVTTSSINGRVLEGENQPLLGATVIAVHTPTGTKYGSVTDFEGYYRINNMRVGGPYNITITYVGKQDLALTDIYLQLGESEQINATLAESTNALDEIVIQAQRNGIFDSSQTGPSTNISTREIQALPTVTRDISDLLRKTPQASVGENGSISLAGVNNRYNSFYIDGAVSNDVFGLAGSGTNGGQIGVNPISLDAIESFSVNLAPFDVRQSGFAGGAINAITRSGTNTWSGSAYGYYRDENLAGKTPGGFNAEDREKLDPFTASRIGARIGGPIIEDKLFFFLNYERQDEESPRFFDAAAYNGDSSVTDIQNLRQNLIDTFNYNPGGFEDGTQSLISDTFTARLDYNLDDKNTFTLKHNYVSGESNSPSLSNANNINFANAGVLFLSETNSSTFEWRTTNGSNLSNNLVIGYTTVNDDRDPIGRNFPRVQIEDGNNGSITLGSEAFSTGNILDQTLFNVTNNFEIQSGAHNFTLGANFEYFDVRNVFVRQNFGQYQFLSLADFNTYFDNNPNNDVAADAYDYSYSLLDPAGTTGDDITAAAAAFNYSQLGFYAQDAWNLTENFRLTYGIRVDVPYFEDGTVNDDFNTRTVALLEAAGKDLQGARVGKPIASRLHVAPRLGINWDVKGDNTTQVRGGIGIFTSRIPLVWPGGAYNNNGVSVGSVDERDFPNREVFFNADPSNQPIGNGAAPGSGELGGQIDLFAPDFKLPQRLKYNIGIDQKLGVWGLIASADFLYNDVINDVTYQNLNTVGPIGTLNGADNRFFYGRNRIDDTYSNIYLGTNTNDGYSYNATFTLTKPVQNGFGGQVSYTYGDGEAVFEGTSSQNSSQWRNVLTVNGKNTATLQNSQFATGHQIIANATYDLTWNENISTTFGLFYTGQNGGRISYIYNEGRDLLGDDSRDNALLYVPANASEINLVPLTRNGVTFSPAEQYAALDQFIENDEYLRTRRGQYAEANASRASWNHSIDLKILQNFSIYTGADKQNKNTLQLSVDLFNVANLLNKDWGERTFVPGFGEVGLVTTERGGPNPEFTFDPTFTNDDVEVIDDGGTRSSRWQGQIGLRYIFN; encoded by the coding sequence ATGAACAAATCACTACAAATTTTCCTCTTTCTAGGAATAATTTTAAGCTCGATGGCTGCCATGGGACAAGGGGTTACTACCTCATCCATTAACGGTCGAGTATTAGAAGGAGAAAACCAGCCACTTTTGGGTGCTACCGTTATAGCGGTACACACTCCTACAGGAACTAAGTATGGTTCTGTAACTGACTTTGAAGGATACTACCGTATCAACAACATGCGCGTCGGTGGACCGTATAACATTACTATTACTTATGTAGGTAAACAAGATCTTGCCCTTACTGACATCTACTTACAACTAGGTGAGTCTGAGCAAATCAACGCTACACTTGCAGAATCTACAAATGCTCTTGATGAGATCGTCATCCAGGCACAACGTAATGGTATTTTTGACAGTAGTCAAACAGGACCTTCAACAAACATCTCTACTCGTGAGATTCAAGCACTTCCTACTGTAACTAGAGACATCTCAGATTTGTTGAGAAAAACACCTCAAGCTTCTGTTGGAGAAAATGGATCCATAAGTTTAGCTGGTGTGAACAACCGTTACAACTCCTTCTATATTGACGGCGCAGTAAGCAATGATGTTTTTGGACTTGCTGGATCTGGAACTAATGGTGGTCAGATAGGCGTTAACCCTATTTCTTTAGACGCTATTGAATCTTTCTCTGTAAACCTAGCTCCTTTTGACGTACGTCAATCTGGTTTTGCTGGTGGAGCGATCAATGCAATTACACGTTCTGGAACTAACACTTGGTCTGGATCTGCTTATGGATATTATAGAGATGAAAATCTAGCTGGTAAAACTCCAGGTGGGTTCAATGCTGAAGATAGAGAGAAATTAGATCCATTTACAGCTTCTCGAATAGGAGCACGTATTGGTGGACCTATCATTGAGGACAAATTGTTCTTCTTTTTGAACTATGAGCGTCAAGATGAAGAAAGCCCACGTTTCTTTGATGCAGCTGCATACAATGGAGACTCTAGCGTAACCGATATTCAGAACTTACGACAGAATTTGATCGATACTTTCAATTATAACCCAGGAGGTTTTGAAGATGGTACACAATCTTTAATTTCAGATACGTTTACTGCCCGTTTAGACTACAACCTTGATGATAAGAACACTTTTACTTTAAAGCATAACTACGTTAGTGGTGAATCTAACTCGCCTAGCCTAAGTAATGCAAACAACATCAACTTTGCGAATGCTGGTGTCTTGTTTCTATCTGAAACTAATAGTTCTACTTTTGAATGGAGAACTACCAATGGTTCTAATTTATCTAACAATTTAGTAATTGGGTACACTACAGTGAATGACGATAGAGATCCTATCGGGCGTAACTTCCCAAGAGTACAGATTGAAGATGGAAATAACGGGAGCATCACTTTAGGTTCTGAAGCTTTCTCTACTGGTAACATCCTAGACCAGACTTTATTCAATGTTACCAATAACTTTGAAATTCAATCGGGAGCTCACAATTTTACACTGGGTGCAAACTTTGAATATTTTGATGTAAGAAACGTTTTTGTTCGTCAAAACTTCGGTCAATACCAATTCTTGAGTCTTGCTGACTTCAACACTTATTTTGACAACAACCCTAATAACGATGTGGCTGCAGATGCGTATGACTATAGTTATTCATTATTAGACCCTGCAGGAACTACTGGAGATGATATTACAGCAGCGGCAGCAGCTTTTAATTATTCTCAATTAGGCTTCTACGCGCAAGATGCTTGGAACCTTACTGAAAACTTCCGTTTGACGTATGGTATTCGTGTAGATGTTCCTTATTTTGAAGATGGAACTGTAAATGATGATTTCAACACTAGAACGGTAGCTTTGCTTGAAGCAGCTGGTAAAGACTTGCAAGGTGCACGCGTTGGTAAACCAATCGCAAGCAGACTTCATGTTGCTCCACGTTTGGGAATCAACTGGGATGTTAAGGGTGATAACACAACACAGGTACGTGGTGGTATAGGAATCTTTACTTCTAGAATACCTTTAGTATGGCCAGGTGGTGCTTATAATAATAATGGTGTATCAGTTGGTTCTGTAGATGAAAGAGACTTCCCTAATAGAGAAGTATTCTTTAATGCTGATCCTAGCAACCAGCCTATTGGTAATGGTGCAGCTCCAGGAAGTGGAGAATTAGGTGGGCAGATTGATTTATTCGCTCCTGACTTTAAATTGCCACAACGCTTAAAATACAATATAGGTATTGATCAAAAATTAGGCGTATGGGGATTGATCGCATCAGCTGACTTCTTGTACAATGATGTTATCAACGATGTTACTTACCAAAACTTAAATACTGTAGGACCTATTGGAACTTTAAATGGTGCTGACAATCGTTTCTTCTACGGTAGAAATAGAATTGATGACACTTACAGCAACATTTATTTAGGAACTAATACAAATGACGGCTACTCCTATAATGCGACATTTACTTTAACTAAGCCTGTACAAAACGGATTTGGTGGTCAAGTGTCTTATACTTATGGTGATGGTGAAGCTGTATTTGAAGGAACTTCTTCTCAAAACAGCAGCCAGTGGAGAAATGTTTTGACTGTTAATGGTAAAAACACTGCAACGTTACAAAACTCTCAATTTGCAACAGGTCACCAGATCATTGCAAACGCCACTTATGACTTGACATGGAATGAAAACATTTCTACAACCTTTGGATTGTTCTACACTGGACAAAATGGTGGTCGTATATCTTACATCTATAATGAAGGAAGAGACTTATTAGGTGATGATTCACGTGATAATGCTTTGCTTTATGTTCCTGCTAACGCAAGTGAGATTAACCTTGTTCCTTTGACTAGAAATGGTGTAACCTTTTCTCCAGCAGAGCAGTATGCAGCTCTTGACCAATTCATTGAAAACGATGAGTACCTAAGAACGCGTCGTGGTCAGTATGCTGAGGCTAATGCAAGTCGTGCATCCTGGAACCACAGTATCGACTTGAAAATATTGCAAAACTTCTCTATCTACACAGGAGCAGATAAGCAGAATAAAAACACGTTACAACTTTCTGTTGACTTATTCAACGTGGCTAACTTGCTGAACAAAGACTGGGGTGAACGTACATTCGTTCCTGGATTTGGTGAAGTTGGTTTAGTTACTACAGAGAGAGGTGGTCCAAACCCAGAATTTACGTTTGATCCTACCTTCACTAATGATGACGTAGAAGTTATCGATGATGGTGGTACAAGATCTTCAAGATGGCAAGGTCAGATAGGTCTTAGATATATTTTCAACTAG
- the mfd gene encoding transcription-repair coupling factor: MGYPEIIEAYAKAVNTVRLKEHVELPQGSLRVQGLVGSSLSFILKNLFNDSEKPFLLILNDKEEAAYYLNDLEKMVGEKDVLFYPGSYRRPYQIENTDNANVLLRAEVLNRINSRKKPAIIVTYPEALFEKVVTRKELEKNTLKIAVGDQISIDFANEVLFEYAFKRVDFVTEPGEFSLRGGILDVFSFSNDEPYRIEFFGNEIDSIRVFDVESQLSQDKIKKISIIPNVENKHSDERRESFFKYLSSKTVVFAQNLDMLYGKMDSLFAKAEIAYKNLQGEIKQLEPQDIFCTSDLLKSQLPDFNTVEFSGSNADVVYRTAPQPSFNKQFELLIDNLKQNEDDGYKTILFCSSAQQAKRFKDIFDDMGANVSYETVIMTLYQGFIDHDLRIACYTDHEIFDRYHKFHLKNGYAKKQAITLKELNTLEIGDYVTHIDHGIGKFGGLQKIDVNGKMQEAIKLFYGERDILYVSIHSLHKITRYAAKDGKVPKIYKLGSPAWKKLKAKTKTRVKQIAFDLIKLYAKRRANKGYQYEPDGYLQNELEASFIYEDTPDQSTATQDVKNDMESERPMDRLVCGDVGFGKTEVAIRAAFKAAVNGKQVAVLVPTTILAFQHAKTFRERLADMPVRVDYLNRFRTAKERKEVLEGLANGSIDIVIGTHQLVSKSVKFKDIGLLIIDEEQKFGVAVKDKLKTLKENIDTLTLTATPIPRTLQFSLMAARDLSVIKTPPPNRHPIETHVVRFSEETIRDAVSYEISRGGQVFFVHNRIENIKEVAGMIQRSVPDAKIGIGHGQMDGKKLESIMLAFMNGEFDVLISTTIIESGLDVPNANTIFINNANNFGLSDLHQMRGRVGRSNKKAFCYFITPPYDMMTDDARKRIQAVESFSELGSGFNIAMKDLEIRGAGDILGGEQSGFINEIGFDTYQKILSEAIEELKENEFKDLYPTTDQPNKKHVSDVTIDTDFELLFPDDYINSVTERLALYSKLNDVENETGLEVFRKELLDRFGELPDPAEDLLTSIKVKWIASRMGLEKIIMKQGQFVGYFIADQEHRFYKSDTFGQLIQSMSHRDSKMQMKQKQTRSGMRLLLKMDHIKSIDKAFEHLNSVMPLQQATTATT; the protein is encoded by the coding sequence TTGGGATATCCAGAAATCATTGAAGCTTACGCAAAGGCAGTCAACACGGTTCGCCTTAAGGAGCATGTGGAATTACCTCAAGGATCTTTAAGGGTTCAAGGTTTAGTAGGAAGCTCGCTTTCCTTCATATTAAAAAACCTTTTCAATGATTCAGAAAAGCCATTTCTTCTCATTCTAAATGATAAAGAAGAGGCGGCTTACTACCTGAATGATCTGGAGAAAATGGTGGGGGAGAAAGATGTTTTGTTTTACCCAGGTAGCTATAGAAGGCCTTATCAGATTGAAAATACAGATAACGCTAATGTCCTGCTACGTGCTGAGGTGTTGAATCGTATCAATTCGCGCAAGAAGCCAGCGATCATAGTTACTTATCCAGAAGCCCTATTTGAGAAAGTGGTTACTCGTAAAGAGCTGGAGAAAAACACATTGAAAATAGCTGTAGGAGACCAGATCTCCATCGACTTTGCTAATGAAGTATTGTTTGAATACGCTTTTAAACGGGTTGATTTTGTAACAGAGCCAGGAGAGTTTTCTTTGCGCGGCGGTATTTTAGATGTGTTCTCATTTTCAAATGATGAGCCTTACCGGATAGAGTTTTTTGGTAACGAGATTGATTCTATTAGAGTTTTTGATGTAGAATCGCAACTCTCGCAAGACAAGATCAAAAAAATAAGCATCATTCCAAATGTAGAGAACAAGCATTCCGATGAGCGGCGGGAGAGCTTCTTCAAATATCTATCTTCAAAAACAGTGGTTTTTGCGCAAAACCTGGACATGCTGTATGGTAAGATGGATTCGCTTTTCGCGAAAGCGGAAATAGCCTACAAGAATCTGCAAGGTGAGATCAAGCAACTGGAACCTCAAGATATTTTTTGCACGTCTGATTTATTAAAAAGTCAGCTACCAGATTTTAATACGGTAGAGTTTTCAGGAAGTAATGCTGATGTGGTGTACCGCACCGCACCGCAGCCTTCTTTTAATAAGCAGTTTGAATTACTCATTGATAACCTTAAACAAAACGAGGATGATGGATATAAAACCATCCTATTTTGTAGTTCAGCACAACAGGCTAAACGTTTTAAGGACATTTTTGATGATATGGGCGCTAATGTTTCTTATGAAACGGTGATCATGACTTTATATCAAGGATTTATTGATCACGACTTGCGTATCGCTTGCTATACAGATCATGAGATATTTGACCGCTACCACAAGTTCCATTTGAAAAATGGCTATGCTAAAAAGCAAGCGATTACTTTAAAGGAACTCAACACTCTCGAGATTGGTGATTATGTAACTCATATTGATCACGGTATCGGGAAATTTGGCGGGCTACAAAAGATTGATGTCAATGGCAAGATGCAGGAGGCCATCAAACTTTTTTATGGGGAGCGAGATATTTTGTACGTATCGATTCACTCGTTACACAAAATCACCAGATACGCCGCTAAGGATGGAAAAGTTCCTAAGATATATAAGTTAGGAAGTCCTGCCTGGAAAAAATTAAAAGCGAAGACCAAAACTAGAGTTAAGCAAATCGCTTTTGACCTGATCAAGCTATACGCAAAACGCAGGGCAAATAAAGGCTATCAATATGAACCTGACGGTTACCTTCAAAACGAATTAGAGGCGAGCTTTATTTATGAAGACACGCCAGATCAAAGTACCGCGACCCAAGATGTCAAAAATGACATGGAAAGCGAGCGCCCTATGGATCGATTGGTGTGTGGTGATGTAGGTTTTGGAAAGACAGAAGTTGCCATTCGAGCAGCCTTTAAGGCCGCGGTCAATGGTAAACAGGTCGCTGTTCTAGTACCTACGACCATTCTAGCATTCCAACATGCAAAAACATTTAGGGAACGTCTTGCAGATATGCCGGTGAGGGTCGACTATTTGAATCGATTCCGCACCGCTAAAGAGCGTAAAGAAGTTTTAGAAGGTCTAGCAAATGGGTCTATTGACATCGTCATCGGTACGCATCAACTGGTGAGCAAATCTGTTAAGTTTAAGGATATTGGGTTGCTCATTATTGATGAGGAGCAAAAATTTGGTGTGGCTGTCAAGGACAAGTTAAAGACACTCAAAGAAAATATAGATACGCTTACCCTCACAGCGACACCTATACCCAGAACTTTACAGTTCTCATTGATGGCGGCTCGTGATTTAAGTGTTATCAAGACACCACCACCCAACAGGCACCCCATAGAAACTCACGTGGTTCGTTTTTCAGAAGAAACCATCAGGGATGCAGTGAGTTATGAGATTTCACGTGGTGGCCAGGTATTCTTTGTGCACAATCGCATTGAAAATATCAAGGAAGTCGCAGGTATGATTCAGCGATCAGTGCCAGATGCCAAAATAGGTATAGGTCATGGTCAAATGGACGGGAAGAAACTAGAATCCATCATGCTCGCTTTTATGAACGGCGAGTTTGATGTATTGATTAGTACTACGATTATTGAAAGTGGATTGGATGTTCCTAATGCAAATACCATTTTCATCAATAATGCAAATAACTTTGGACTGTCTGATTTGCACCAGATGCGCGGTCGTGTGGGTCGAAGCAACAAGAAAGCCTTTTGCTATTTCATCACGCCGCCATACGATATGATGACGGACGATGCCCGCAAGCGCATTCAAGCGGTAGAAAGTTTCTCAGAGTTGGGTAGCGGTTTCAACATCGCGATGAAGGATTTAGAGATACGTGGTGCAGGAGATATTCTGGGTGGAGAGCAGAGTGGTTTTATCAACGAGATCGGCTTTGATACCTACCAAAAGATTTTAAGTGAGGCGATAGAAGAGTTAAAGGAAAACGAATTTAAAGATTTGTACCCTACCACTGATCAGCCCAACAAGAAGCACGTGAGCGATGTAACCATAGATACAGACTTTGAACTGTTATTCCCAGATGATTATATTAACAGCGTTACAGAGCGACTCGCATTGTATTCAAAGCTGAATGATGTTGAGAATGAAACGGGACTAGAGGTGTTCCGTAAGGAGCTATTGGACCGTTTTGGTGAGCTACCAGATCCTGCGGAAGATCTCTTGACTAGTATCAAGGTCAAGTGGATTGCTAGCCGTATGGGACTAGAAAAGATTATTATGAAGCAAGGCCAATTTGTTGGTTACTTCATTGCAGATCAAGAACACAGATTCTACAAGAGTGATACGTTTGGTCAATTGATTCAATCCATGAGTCATCGCGACAGTAAGATGCAAATGAAACAAAAACAAACCAGAAGTGGAATGCGCTTGTTACTCAAAATGGATCATATCAAATCTATTGATAAAGCATTTGAGCATTTGAATTCCGTGATGCCATTGCAGCAAGCTACTACGGCAACAACTTAA